The proteins below come from a single Pyramidobacter porci genomic window:
- a CDS encoding carbon-nitrogen hydrolase family protein translates to MITNNYKDAVTCAVQFTPAWLSPVENGRRMAEYVERAADEGHAQLVVFPELSSAGYILKERDSVFGTKYYQAAEYIPGGPVTQALCKQAKKSRAYVVVGISEKHPVIPGVLYNSAALISPIGEVMGIHRKVHMPGYERFYFCAGSEMNVFKTELGNIGMSICYDNQFPELVRTLALKGMEIHCMLWNMPDFSNFPEHLYHITAVRALENRMYTISCNRPRPADGDGDITFIGASCISDPVGTIIAKAGQDEELIYAALSSEKFAADRFFQPVFKDRRPELYSRVTEKL, encoded by the coding sequence ATGATAACGAACAATTACAAAGACGCCGTTACATGCGCCGTCCAGTTCACGCCGGCATGGCTTTCGCCCGTTGAGAATGGGAGGAGAATGGCGGAATATGTCGAACGTGCTGCGGATGAGGGGCACGCGCAGCTTGTCGTCTTCCCCGAATTGTCCAGCGCTGGCTATATCCTCAAGGAACGCGACAGCGTTTTCGGCACAAAGTATTACCAGGCTGCGGAGTACATTCCTGGCGGGCCGGTGACGCAGGCTCTCTGCAAACAGGCGAAAAAGAGCCGCGCGTATGTGGTGGTCGGAATTTCTGAAAAGCATCCTGTCATTCCAGGCGTCCTGTACAACTCCGCAGCGCTGATCAGCCCGATAGGCGAGGTGATGGGCATCCACCGCAAGGTGCACATGCCGGGATACGAGCGTTTCTACTTCTGCGCCGGTTCCGAGATGAACGTCTTCAAAACGGAGCTTGGCAACATTGGGATGTCCATCTGCTATGACAACCAGTTCCCCGAGCTGGTGCGCACGCTTGCCCTTAAAGGCATGGAGATTCACTGCATGTTGTGGAACATGCCGGATTTCTCGAACTTCCCTGAGCACCTGTACCACATCACGGCGGTCCGCGCGCTTGAAAACCGCATGTACACGATTTCCTGCAACAGACCGCGTCCTGCCGACGGCGATGGCGATATCACGTTCATCGGCGCGAGCTGCATTTCGGATCCTGTGGGCACGATCATCGCGAAGGCGGGGCAGGACGAAGAGCTGATTTACGCGGCGCTCTCCTCGGAAAAGTTCGCGGCGGATCGCTTCTTCCAACCAGTGTTTAAGGATCGTCGGCCTGAACTCTACTCGCGTGTGACGGAGAAACTGTAG
- a CDS encoding phosphotriesterase family protein, whose amino-acid sequence MTTLAPCDASRGELKGKVVTVLGPVKPETLGICLAHEHLVIDFRIIFSELLYATGRSLAMMKTEDVNYDWELKHRFNMQDNLLLIDEDEAVKEALLFKDEGGKTIFDVSNRNFARDPLALQRISRRTGLNIVMGGGYFMVSAHSDTLKKAAVEETANDFINEIRDGVNSAGVRPGILGEICCGWPLHESERKVLIAAAITQKVTGIPINVHPGKNDRAPLEIINILALNGAEPSHVTISHTERTLMTHESRVELLKTGCFMLYDSIGREGYFDLDGTVDITNDNGRANDIIRLLDAGFEDQILLSSDICTKEMRVKYGGHGYAHILRYFLPMLRKKGVPEKIVEKLTVHNPARSATYF is encoded by the coding sequence ATGACCACCCTGGCCCCCTGCGACGCTTCACGCGGCGAATTGAAAGGCAAAGTTGTCACTGTGCTTGGCCCTGTTAAGCCAGAGACCCTTGGCATTTGCCTCGCACATGAGCATCTTGTGATTGATTTTCGCATCATCTTTTCTGAGCTCCTATACGCGACAGGCCGTTCTCTGGCTATGATGAAGACGGAGGACGTCAATTACGATTGGGAACTGAAACACCGTTTTAATATGCAGGACAACCTCCTGCTGATAGACGAGGATGAGGCTGTCAAAGAGGCGCTCCTGTTCAAAGACGAGGGCGGAAAAACGATCTTCGACGTCTCCAACAGAAATTTCGCTCGCGATCCACTGGCGTTGCAGAGGATATCCCGACGCACGGGTTTGAACATCGTGATGGGCGGAGGATATTTCATGGTATCTGCCCACAGCGATACCCTGAAAAAAGCAGCTGTTGAGGAGACGGCGAACGACTTTATCAACGAAATTCGCGATGGCGTCAACAGCGCTGGCGTCAGACCGGGTATTCTTGGCGAAATCTGCTGTGGTTGGCCGCTGCATGAAAGCGAGCGCAAAGTTCTCATTGCCGCAGCAATAACTCAGAAAGTCACGGGCATTCCAATCAACGTCCATCCTGGGAAAAACGATCGCGCGCCGCTTGAAATTATCAATATTCTTGCTTTAAACGGGGCCGAACCCTCCCATGTAACAATAAGTCACACGGAGCGAACGCTGATGACGCACGAATCGCGTGTCGAACTTCTGAAAACCGGTTGCTTTATGCTCTACGATTCCATAGGGCGAGAGGGATATTTTGACCTTGACGGGACGGTCGACATAACGAATGACAACGGTCGCGCGAACGACATCATTCGCTTGCTGGACGCCGGTTTTGAAGATCAAATACTGCTTTCGTCTGACATCTGCACGAAAGAGATGCGCGTTAAGTACGGAGGGCATGGTTACGCCCACATTCTTCGGTACTTCCTTCCAATGCTCCGAAAGAAGGGCGTTCCTGAAAAGATCGTTGAAAAGCTGACAGTCCACAATCCCGCCCGCTCGGCAACGTACTTTTAA